In Natronococcus occultus SP4, the following proteins share a genomic window:
- the lonB gene encoding ATP-dependent protease LonB codes for MSNDTNVDDSSEGTSEAAPGEAEREQVPDRQEDRSPVTESGDRPDESDERSNEEFGRESGPDESEQRPSDGFDEEPDDEDDIETVEDLGSEVDVDPGVEIDEENAEDDLLGGLKIDSTADIEVPDRLVDQVIGQDEARDIIIKAAKQRRHVMMIGSPGTGKSMLAKAMSQLLPQEDLQDVLVYHNPDDGNEPKVRTVPAGKGEQIIDAHKEEARKRNQMRSILMWIIIAIVVGYAILSGQILIGILAAGIIWFIFRYTSRGTDAMVPNMIVDNGDQRQAPFEDATGAHAGALLGDVRHDPFQSGGMETPSHDRVEPGGIHKANKGVLFVDEINTLDVRTQQKLMTAIQEGEFSITGQSERSSGAMVQTEPVPCDFVMIAAGNLDAMENMHPALRSRIKGYGYEVYMDDTIEDTPEMRRKYARFIAQEVDRDGRLPHFTREAVQEVILEAKRRAGRKEHLTLEFRSLGGLVRVAGDIARAEDAEHTTREDVLEAKGRSRSIEQQLADDYIERRKDYELQVTHDGMEGRVNGLAVMGEDSGIMLPVMAEIAPAQGQGQVIATGKLQEMAEESVQNVSAIIKKFSDVNLSEKDVHIQFVQAGQQGVDGDSASITVATAVISALEDIPVDQSVAMTGSLSVRGDVLPVGGVTHKIEAAAKAGCTKVIIPKANEQDVMIEDEYDEMIEIIPCSNISEVLDVALMGEPKKDSLVDRLKSITGSAFDQQAVGSASGSNPSPQ; via the coding sequence ATGAGTAACGATACGAACGTTGACGACTCCTCCGAAGGCACATCTGAGGCCGCTCCCGGCGAGGCCGAACGGGAGCAGGTCCCGGACCGCCAGGAGGATCGGTCGCCAGTGACCGAGTCCGGCGATCGGCCCGACGAGTCCGACGAACGGTCGAACGAGGAGTTCGGCCGCGAATCGGGGCCTGACGAGTCCGAGCAACGTCCGTCCGACGGGTTCGACGAGGAACCCGACGACGAGGACGACATCGAGACGGTCGAGGACCTCGGCAGCGAGGTTGACGTCGATCCCGGTGTCGAGATCGACGAGGAAAACGCCGAGGACGACCTGCTCGGCGGCCTCAAGATCGACTCGACGGCAGACATCGAGGTTCCGGATCGGCTCGTCGACCAGGTCATCGGACAGGACGAGGCGCGTGACATCATCATCAAGGCCGCAAAGCAACGGCGCCACGTGATGATGATCGGCTCGCCGGGGACCGGGAAGTCGATGCTGGCCAAGGCGATGAGCCAGCTGCTCCCCCAGGAAGATCTCCAGGACGTGTTAGTCTACCACAACCCCGACGACGGCAACGAGCCGAAGGTCCGGACGGTTCCGGCGGGGAAGGGCGAACAGATCATCGACGCCCACAAGGAAGAAGCCCGCAAGCGCAACCAGATGCGCTCGATCCTGATGTGGATCATCATCGCGATCGTCGTCGGGTACGCGATCCTCTCCGGCCAGATCCTGATCGGGATCCTCGCGGCGGGTATCATCTGGTTTATCTTCCGGTACACCTCGCGGGGCACGGACGCGATGGTGCCGAACATGATCGTCGACAACGGCGACCAGCGCCAGGCGCCCTTCGAGGACGCCACCGGCGCCCACGCCGGTGCACTGCTGGGCGACGTCCGCCACGACCCGTTCCAGTCCGGCGGGATGGAGACGCCCAGTCACGACCGGGTCGAGCCCGGCGGCATCCACAAGGCCAACAAGGGCGTGCTGTTCGTCGACGAGATCAACACGCTCGACGTCCGCACCCAGCAGAAGCTGATGACGGCGATCCAGGAGGGCGAGTTCTCCATTACGGGCCAGTCCGAGCGCTCCTCGGGCGCGATGGTCCAGACCGAGCCCGTCCCCTGTGACTTCGTCATGATCGCTGCGGGGAACCTCGACGCGATGGAGAACATGCACCCCGCCCTGCGCTCGCGGATCAAGGGGTACGGGTACGAGGTGTACATGGACGACACTATCGAGGACACCCCCGAGATGCGCCGGAAGTACGCCCGGTTTATCGCCCAGGAGGTCGACCGCGACGGGCGGCTCCCCCACTTCACCCGCGAGGCCGTCCAGGAAGTCATCCTCGAGGCCAAGCGCCGCGCGGGCCGCAAGGAGCATCTCACCCTCGAGTTCCGGAGCCTCGGCGGACTGGTTCGGGTCGCCGGCGACATCGCCCGAGCCGAGGACGCCGAGCACACGACCCGAGAGGACGTCCTCGAGGCGAAGGGCCGCTCGCGCTCGATCGAGCAACAGCTCGCCGACGACTACATCGAACGGCGCAAGGACTACGAGCTCCAGGTCACTCACGACGGCATGGAGGGACGCGTCAACGGCCTCGCGGTCATGGGCGAGGACTCGGGGATCATGCTCCCCGTGATGGCCGAGATCGCACCCGCCCAGGGCCAGGGCCAGGTGATCGCCACCGGTAAACTCCAGGAGATGGCCGAAGAGTCGGTCCAGAACGTCTCGGCGATCATCAAGAAGTTCTCCGACGTCAACCTCTCGGAGAAGGACGTCCACATCCAGTTCGTCCAGGCCGGTCAGCAGGGCGTCGACGGCGACTCCGCCTCCATCACGGTGGCGACGGCCGTCATCTCCGCCCTGGAGGACATTCCGGTCGACCAGTCGGTCGCGATGACCGGGTCGCTGTCGGTTCGGGGCGACGTCCTCCCGGTCGGCGGCGTCACCCACAAGATCGAGGCCGCCGCCAAGGCTGGCTGCACCAAGGTCATCATCCCCAAGGCGAACGAGCAGGACGTGATGATCGAAGACGAGTACGACGAGATGATCGAGATCATCCCCTGTTCGAACATCAGCGAGGTTCTGGACGTCGCCCTGATGGGCGAACCCAAGAAGGACTCGCTGGTCGATCGGCTCAAGTCGATCACCGGATCGGCGTTCGACCAGCAGGCCGTCGGCTCGGCCAGCGGCTCGAACCCGAGTCCCCAGTAG
- a CDS encoding nicotinamide-nucleotide adenylyltransferase, translating to MRGFYIGRFQPFHNGHRNMVAQIAEDVDELVLGIGSADDSHSVRNPFTAGERIMMITKSLVDTDLVTYAVPIEDLDRNSVWVSHVRSMSPHFDVAYSNNPLVIQLFREADFEVRQSPMFNRDVLEGTEVRERMINGGDWESLVPEAVVEVIEEIDGIERIQMVSGSDSNGE from the coding sequence ATGAGGGGGTTCTACATCGGTCGCTTCCAGCCGTTCCACAACGGCCACCGCAACATGGTCGCCCAGATCGCCGAGGACGTCGACGAGCTCGTTCTGGGAATCGGAAGCGCCGACGACTCACACTCCGTGCGCAACCCGTTCACTGCCGGCGAGCGGATCATGATGATCACCAAGTCGCTGGTCGACACCGACCTCGTGACCTACGCCGTCCCGATCGAGGACCTGGATCGGAACTCGGTGTGGGTGAGCCACGTCCGCAGCATGAGCCCACACTTCGACGTCGCCTACTCGAACAACCCGCTTGTCATCCAGCTGTTCCGCGAGGCCGACTTCGAGGTGCGCCAGTCGCCGATGTTCAACCGCGACGTCCTCGAGGGGACCGAGGTTCGCGAGCGGATGATCAACGGCGGCGACTGGGAGTCGCTGGTCCCGGAGGCCGTCGTCGAGGTTATCGAGGAGATAGACGGGATCGAGCGGATCCAGATGGTCAGCGGATCGGACTCGAACGGCGAGTAG
- a CDS encoding SAM hydrolase/SAM-dependent halogenase family protein, whose translation MITLASDFGTPYPAAMKGVLLRRADARLVDVGHDFPRQDVRTAAFWLRETLPYFPPATHLVVVDPGVGTDRAAIAIRAGDHALVGPDNGVLVPAARRLAGDESLETYAIDERALDPVVPAGESAASSGAGPRSNTFHGRDVFAPAAAAVHGADRDRLGSLAILEDTDDRVELALPEATVEDGRADGEVLVVDDFGNVVTNVPGSYLEGRERVLANSEPVPVGDTFAAVPVGQRLATVGSHGYVELDVNQGRGETAFELGVGDRVVLEPES comes from the coding sequence ATGATTACGCTCGCGTCAGACTTCGGAACGCCGTATCCCGCCGCGATGAAAGGCGTCCTGCTCCGGCGGGCCGACGCGCGACTGGTCGACGTCGGCCACGACTTCCCGCGCCAGGACGTCCGCACCGCGGCGTTCTGGCTCCGGGAGACGCTGCCGTACTTCCCGCCGGCGACCCATCTGGTCGTCGTCGATCCAGGCGTCGGCACCGACCGCGCGGCGATCGCGATCCGGGCCGGCGACCATGCGCTCGTCGGTCCCGACAACGGCGTCCTGGTTCCTGCGGCCCGGCGTCTCGCCGGCGACGAATCGCTCGAAACGTACGCGATCGACGAGCGTGCGCTCGACCCGGTCGTCCCCGCGGGCGAGTCGGCGGCGAGCTCCGGCGCCGGCCCGCGAAGCAACACCTTCCACGGGCGGGACGTCTTCGCGCCCGCCGCGGCCGCGGTCCACGGGGCCGACCGCGATCGGCTCGGCTCGCTCGCGATACTCGAGGACACCGACGACCGCGTCGAGCTCGCGTTACCCGAGGCGACAGTCGAGGACGGACGGGCCGACGGCGAGGTGCTGGTCGTCGACGATTTCGGCAACGTCGTCACGAACGTCCCCGGGAGCTACCTCGAGGGCCGCGAGCGCGTCCTCGCGAACAGCGAGCCCGTCCCCGTCGGCGATACCTTCGCGGCCGTTCCGGTCGGCCAGCGGCTCGCGACCGTCGGGAGCCACGGCTACGTCGAGCTCGACGTCAACCAGGGCCGGGGCGAGACGGCGTTCGAACTCGGGGTCGGCGACCGGGTCGTCCTCGAGCCCGAGTCGTGA
- a CDS encoding HalOD1 output domain-containing protein: MSVSPPSDRLTPIDDAAGRTVYYDADRDTYHVWWTDDGPQSASTALVLAVGAVLETDPAELEALSRRVDPDALDALFSHWARHGLESGRVSFQFARCSVTGYASGEFRIELPDSD, from the coding sequence ATGTCCGTCTCACCTCCCTCGGATCGGCTGACCCCGATCGACGACGCGGCCGGCCGAACCGTCTACTACGACGCGGACCGCGACACCTACCACGTGTGGTGGACTGACGACGGGCCCCAGTCAGCGAGCACGGCGCTGGTGTTGGCCGTCGGAGCGGTCCTCGAAACCGATCCGGCGGAGCTCGAGGCCCTGTCGCGACGGGTCGATCCCGACGCGCTCGACGCGTTGTTCTCCCACTGGGCGCGCCACGGTCTCGAGAGCGGACGCGTCTCCTTTCAGTTTGCCCGCTGTTCGGTCACCGGGTACGCCTCCGGCGAGTTCCGTATCGAACTCCCCGACAGCGACTGA
- the thsA gene encoding thermosome subunit alpha has protein sequence MFILSEDSQRTQGRDAQSSNIMAGKAVAESVRTTLGPRGMDKMLVDSGGEVVITNDGATILNEMDIEHPAAQMLVEVADSQEEEVGDGTTTAAVIAGNLLGEAEDLIEQDVHPTTIVEGYHEAAEIALEAIAEQVSEETVDDEVLKQVAESSMTGKGTGGLTAESLGETVVEAIRHVEDDDGVHRDNVTVHTQIGASSNATELVPGIVIDEEAAHDSMPGEVEDASIAVLDVELGVRTGEIDAEYAIDSIDQLNQAIDAEESEVQGYAETLAESGADVVFTTDDVDDRVSAHLAKEGVLVFDNIGNSDARQIVSATGANRVGALEDLEEADFGAADRVRAQNYGDDDLAFVEGGAAAEAVTVFVRGGTEHVVDELERAIGDALDVVSTALDSGEVVPGAGATEIAIADKIRSEAAGIEGRKQLAVTSFADALDVVPRTLATNTGQDPIDTLVDLRAAHEGGERAGLITDGETVTIDDPFEYGVVDPADVKREAIESATEAATMIVRIDDVIAAE, from the coding sequence ATGTTTATTCTGAGCGAGGACAGCCAGCGAACCCAGGGCCGAGACGCCCAGTCGTCGAACATTATGGCCGGCAAGGCCGTCGCCGAGTCGGTACGGACGACACTCGGCCCCCGCGGGATGGACAAGATGCTCGTCGACTCGGGCGGCGAGGTCGTCATCACCAACGACGGCGCGACCATCCTCAACGAGATGGACATCGAACACCCCGCGGCCCAGATGCTCGTCGAGGTCGCCGACTCCCAGGAGGAGGAGGTCGGCGACGGAACGACGACGGCGGCCGTGATCGCCGGCAACCTGCTCGGTGAGGCCGAGGACCTCATCGAACAGGACGTCCACCCGACGACGATCGTCGAGGGCTACCACGAGGCCGCCGAGATCGCCCTCGAGGCGATCGCCGAGCAGGTCAGCGAAGAGACCGTCGACGACGAGGTGCTCAAGCAGGTCGCCGAATCCAGCATGACGGGCAAGGGAACCGGCGGCCTGACCGCCGAGTCGCTGGGCGAGACGGTCGTCGAGGCCATCCGCCACGTCGAGGACGACGACGGCGTCCACCGGGACAACGTCACCGTCCACACCCAGATCGGTGCGTCCTCGAACGCGACCGAGCTCGTCCCCGGCATCGTCATCGACGAGGAGGCCGCTCACGACTCGATGCCCGGCGAGGTCGAGGACGCCTCGATCGCCGTACTGGACGTCGAGCTCGGCGTCCGCACCGGCGAGATCGACGCCGAGTACGCCATCGACTCGATCGACCAGCTCAACCAGGCCATCGACGCCGAGGAAAGCGAAGTACAGGGGTACGCCGAGACGCTGGCCGAGAGCGGTGCGGACGTCGTCTTCACGACCGACGACGTCGACGACCGCGTCAGCGCCCACCTCGCGAAGGAAGGCGTGCTCGTCTTCGACAACATCGGTAACTCCGACGCCCGACAGATCGTCTCCGCGACCGGCGCCAACCGCGTCGGCGCCCTCGAGGACCTCGAAGAGGCGGACTTCGGCGCGGCCGACCGCGTCCGTGCACAGAACTACGGCGACGACGATCTCGCGTTCGTCGAGGGTGGGGCGGCCGCCGAGGCCGTCACCGTCTTCGTCCGCGGCGGCACCGAACACGTCGTCGACGAACTCGAGCGGGCCATCGGCGACGCCCTGGACGTCGTCTCGACGGCGCTCGACTCGGGCGAGGTCGTCCCCGGCGCCGGCGCGACCGAGATCGCCATCGCCGACAAGATCCGCTCGGAGGCCGCCGGCATCGAGGGCCGCAAGCAGCTCGCGGTCACCTCCTTCGCCGACGCCTTAGACGTCGTTCCGCGGACGCTGGCGACCAACACCGGCCAGGACCCGATCGACACCCTGGTCGACCTGCGTGCGGCCCACGAGGGTGGCGAGCGCGCCGGTCTCATCACCGACGGCGAGACCGTCACCATCGACGACCCCTTCGAGTACGGCGTCGTCGACCCCGCCGACGTCAAACGCGAGGCCATCGAGAGCGCGACCGAGGCCGCGACGATGATCGTCCGCATCGACGACGTCATCGCCGCCGAGTAA